One part of the Equus asinus isolate D_3611 breed Donkey chromosome 6, EquAss-T2T_v2, whole genome shotgun sequence genome encodes these proteins:
- the RHOB gene encoding rho-related GTP-binding protein RhoB produces the protein MAAIRKKLVVVGDGACGKTCLLIVFSKDEFPEVYVPTVFENYVADIEVDGKQVELALWDTAGQEDYDRLRPLSYPDTDVILMCFSVDSPDSLENIPEKWVPEVKHFCPNVPIILVANKKDLRSDEHVRTELARMKQEPVRTDDGRAMAVRIQAYDYLECSAKTKEGVREVFETATRAALQKRYGSQNGCINCCKVL, from the coding sequence ATGGCGGCCATCCGCAAGAAGCTGGTGGTGGTGGGCGACGGCGCGTGCGGCAAGACGTGCCTGCTGATCGTGTTCAGTAAGGACGAGTTCCCCGAGGTGTACGTGCCTACCGTCTTTGAGAACTATGTGGCCGACATCGAGGTGGACGGCAAGCAAGTGGAGCTGGCGCTGTGGGATACGGCGGGCCAGGAGGACTACGACCGCTTGCGGCCGCTCTCCTACCCGGACACCGACGTGATCCTCATGTGCTTCTCGGTGGACAGCCCGGATTCGCTGGAGAACATCCCCGAGAAGTGGGTGCCCGAGGTGAAGCACTTCTGCCCTAACGTGCCCATCATCCTGGTGGCCAACAAGAAAGACCTGCGCAGCGACGAGCACGTCCGCACAGAGCTCGCCCGCATGAAGCAGGAACCCGTGCGCACGGATGACGGCCGCGCCATGGCCGTGCGCATCCAAGCCTACGACTACCTCGAGTGCTCGGCTAAGACCAAGGAGGGCGTGCGCGAGGTCTTCGAGACGGCCACGCGCGCCGCGCTGCAGAAGCGCTACGGCTCCCAGAACGGCTGCATCAACTGCTGCAAGGTGCTATGA